One Lottiidibacillus patelloidae genomic region harbors:
- a CDS encoding BMC domain-containing protein, which translates to MMEALGMIETKGLVGAIEAADAMVKAANVTLVGKELVGGGLVSVMVRGDVGAVKAATEAGADAAGRVGELISVHVIPRPAGDVENILPNK; encoded by the coding sequence ATGATGGAAGCTTTAGGAATGATCGAAACAAAAGGTTTAGTAGGTGCTATTGAAGCAGCAGACGCAATGGTGAAAGCAGCAAACGTAACTTTAGTAGGTAAAGAATTAGTAGGTGGCGGACTTGTATCAGTAATGGTACGTGGTGACGTAGGTGCAGTTAAAGCAGCAACTGAAGCTGGTGCTGATGCAGCAGGACGCGTTGGAGAATTAATCTCAGTACACGTAATTCCACGCCCAGCTGGTGACGTAGAAAACATTTTACCAAACAAATAG
- the tpiA gene encoding triose-phosphate isomerase has protein sequence MTQSIESFIETIVRKTITEKFADTNIIDSKRRTVIAANWKMNMSLETAGSLITQLADTTYSNTVVVCPPYPYLYPVKLLLNQSTSNIQLGGQNVHEEDKGAHTGDISAEMLKDVGCEHVIIGHSERRMIGETDELVNNKVVKALEKKLTPIICIGETAEQYDQGLTKEVVSSQIQTALTGVTDLSDIVIAYEPVWAIGTGKSATAEQAQDIHEYIRSTIEKSHGVLADEVPILYGGSVKAKNAEEFSKMKDIDGVLVGGASLNAEEFKSIIQAFA, from the coding sequence ATGACACAATCAATTGAGAGTTTCATAGAAACGATCGTGCGTAAAACAATAACAGAAAAATTCGCTGATACGAATATTATTGACAGCAAGCGTCGCACTGTAATAGCGGCGAACTGGAAAATGAACATGTCGTTAGAAACAGCGGGTTCATTAATTACACAATTAGCAGATACAACGTATAGTAATACTGTTGTTGTATGTCCACCGTATCCATACTTATATCCAGTGAAACTTTTGCTTAATCAAAGCACTAGCAATATTCAACTTGGTGGACAAAATGTTCACGAAGAGGATAAAGGTGCTCATACGGGAGATATTTCAGCAGAAATGCTAAAAGATGTTGGCTGTGAACATGTGATTATCGGTCATTCGGAAAGACGTATGATTGGTGAAACAGATGAGCTAGTAAATAACAAAGTAGTTAAAGCATTGGAAAAGAAGCTAACTCCTATCATTTGTATTGGAGAAACAGCAGAGCAATATGACCAAGGCTTAACGAAAGAAGTTGTTTCTAGTCAAATTCAAACAGCTTTAACTGGTGTAACAGATCTATCTGATATTGTTATCGCATATGAGCCTGTTTGGGCAATTGGTACAGGAAAATCTGCAACAGCAGAGCAAGCACAGGACATTCATGAATACATTCGTTCTACAATTGAAAAGTCACATGGCGTTTTAGCTGATGAAGTTCCAATCCTTTATGGTGGATCTGTTAAAGCAAAAAATGCAGAAGAGTTTTCAAAAATGAAAGATATTGATGGTGTGCTTGTTGGTGGTGCTAGCTTGAATGCAGAAGAGTTCAAGTCTATCATCCAAGCGTTTGCATAA
- the rpiB gene encoding ribose 5-phosphate isomerase B produces MKKVAIGSDHGGFALKEKIKAYLTELGYEYIDFGCLHGESVDYPDVAFLVGESVATNEEYVGIMIDGVGIGSGMTLNKIPGVRAAVCWDLSSVINSKEHNNANVLSIGGQHLGEGLAKQLVKTWLETEFAGGRHDRRVTKIMEIESRFIKR; encoded by the coding sequence ATGAAAAAAGTTGCGATTGGAAGCGATCACGGCGGCTTTGCATTAAAAGAAAAAATTAAAGCTTACTTAACAGAGTTAGGCTACGAATATATTGATTTCGGATGTCTTCATGGAGAGTCAGTAGACTATCCAGACGTTGCTTTCTTAGTTGGTGAAAGTGTTGCCACTAACGAAGAGTACGTTGGAATTATGATTGACGGAGTCGGTATTGGTAGTGGCATGACTCTAAATAAAATACCAGGTGTTCGCGCTGCAGTTTGTTGGGACTTATCTTCAGTGATCAATAGTAAAGAACATAACAATGCAAATGTTCTTTCGATTGGTGGTCAACACTTAGGTGAAGGTCTAGCAAAGCAACTTGTGAAAACTTGGTTAGAAACAGAATTTGCAGGCGGGCGTCATGATCGTCGCGTTACTAAAATTATGGAAATTGAAAGCCGCTTTATCAAACGATGA
- a CDS encoding EutN/CcmL family microcompartment protein — protein MYIAKVVGTVVCSHKDESLQGMKLLVVQPLKDDLTPKGKPLVAIDTIKSAGQGDLVYLAKSKESSLPLSRELVASDAGIMGIIEDYYVKK, from the coding sequence ATGTATATTGCAAAAGTAGTTGGAACAGTAGTTTGTTCTCATAAAGATGAAAGTTTGCAAGGTATGAAGCTTTTAGTCGTCCAGCCATTAAAAGACGACTTAACACCGAAAGGTAAGCCACTTGTAGCCATTGATACAATTAAAAGTGCTGGCCAAGGAGACCTTGTCTATTTAGCAAAAAGTAAAGAATCGTCCCTTCCACTGTCAAGAGAGTTAGTAGCTTCAGATGCTGGAATAATGGGAATTATCGAAGACTATTACGTAAAAAAATAA
- a CDS encoding BMC domain-containing protein — translation MNNALGMIETKGLVGAIEAADAMTKAANVQLIGKVTVGGGLVAVMVRGDVGAVKAATEAGADAATRVGELVSVHVIPRPHGDIENILPKA, via the coding sequence ATGAACAACGCATTAGGAATGATCGAAACTAAAGGTTTAGTAGGAGCAATTGAAGCAGCAGACGCAATGACAAAGGCAGCTAACGTACAACTTATCGGTAAAGTAACTGTAGGTGGCGGATTAGTAGCAGTAATGGTACGTGGAGATGTAGGTGCAGTTAAAGCAGCAACAGAAGCTGGTGCTGATGCAGCAACTCGCGTAGGTGAATTAGTTTCAGTACACGTAATTCCACGTCCACACGGCGATATCGAAAACATCTTACCGAAAGCATAA
- a CDS encoding EutN/CcmL family microcompartment protein: protein MKLAKVIGNVVSSIKTKSHEGTKLMVVQPIDMEGNETGDSFIAIDGSQAGIGDIVLIIEEGGSCRQVLKRPEAAVDAVIAGIVDKLDRT, encoded by the coding sequence ATGAAATTAGCAAAAGTCATCGGGAATGTCGTATCTAGCATAAAAACGAAAAGCCATGAAGGAACTAAGCTAATGGTTGTACAGCCGATTGACATGGAAGGTAATGAAACAGGAGATTCATTTATCGCAATTGATGGAAGTCAAGCAGGCATAGGTGATATCGTTCTTATTATCGAAGAAGGTGGCTCATGCCGCCAAGTTTTAAAAAGACCAGAAGCTGCTGTTGATGCAGTAATTGCTGGCATTGTTGACAAACTAGATCGTACGTAA
- the deoC gene encoding deoxyribose-phosphate aldolase: MIDHTLLKPESTEEQIIKICEEAKEYSFATVCVNSYWVSTAAKQLAGSKVGITTVVGFPLGASSTFVKVAESRDAIADGATEIDMVMNIGAMKSGDYETVKKDIEGVVLACGDVPVKVIIETGYLTTEEKKKACMLSKMAGAAFVKTSTGFGPGCATPEDIKLMRETVGPDLGVKASACVRDLDTARKMIAAGATRIGASAGVAIVNGGKGEGY, from the coding sequence ATGATCGACCACACGCTTCTTAAGCCTGAAAGTACAGAAGAGCAAATCATTAAGATTTGTGAAGAAGCAAAAGAATATTCTTTCGCAACAGTTTGTGTGAACTCATATTGGGTTTCTACAGCTGCAAAGCAACTTGCAGGAAGCAAAGTTGGAATTACAACGGTAGTAGGTTTCCCATTAGGAGCATCTAGTACATTTGTAAAAGTTGCTGAGTCACGCGATGCAATCGCTGACGGTGCTACTGAAATCGATATGGTTATGAATATCGGTGCAATGAAATCTGGAGACTATGAAACAGTTAAAAAGGACATTGAAGGTGTCGTTTTAGCTTGTGGAGACGTTCCAGTAAAAGTTATCATTGAAACTGGTTACTTAACTACTGAAGAGAAAAAGAAAGCTTGTATGCTATCAAAAATGGCTGGAGCAGCATTTGTTAAAACTTCTACTGGTTTTGGACCTGGATGTGCAACACCAGAAGATATTAAATTAATGCGTGAAACAGTTGGACCTGACCTAGGTGTAAAAGCTTCTGCATGTGTTCGTGACTTAGACACTGCACGTAAGATGATTGCAGCTGGTGCTACTCGTATCGGAGCAAGTGCTGGTGTGGCAATTGTTAACGGTGGTAAAGGTGAAGGATACTAA
- a CDS encoding helix-turn-helix domain-containing protein, producing MMTIAEQITEAREMRQITEKDLADKTGLSLEFILDLEEGIVDPNASVLLVISNALNCKFTLGSVSI from the coding sequence ATGATGACTATTGCTGAGCAAATTACGGAAGCAAGAGAAATGAGACAAATAACTGAGAAGGATTTAGCAGATAAAACAGGGTTATCGCTAGAATTTATTCTAGATTTAGAAGAAGGAATTGTTGATCCAAATGCTTCGGTTTTACTAGTTATAAGTAATGCATTAAATTGTAAGTTTACTCTTGGATCAGTTTCAATTTAA
- a CDS encoding spore germination protein: MKKLIKTFFEKKLDKYLDEKKVEESLIIEKSLKNNMQHLQKFIGSSDDITVRKIIIANDINVTLIYTDGLVDSQRVREIFDTLLIKTKEANIEVKKHEKNITSFIQEQVLTNDEIQIVQSFSDILNAVLSGDTAILIDGNDQALLVETKGWEKRAVSEPLSQTVVRGPQEAFTETLRTNTALIRRKIKDTSLKIEQKKIGRLTKTDVAIAYIDGIVDESVVQEVKDRLSKIDVDAILDSNYIEEYIQDETYTPFPTIFNSERPDTISAGLLEGRVAIIVDGSPFVLLVPTIFTQFFQAAEDYYQRWDIASLLRLLRFLAFFITLFAPSLYIAVITFHQEMLPTTLLISLQSQREGIPFPAFIEAIIMEITFEILREAGIRMPRAVGSAISIVGALVIGEAAVQAGLISPSMVIVVSITAISSFIFPAYNIAISVRILRFPMMALAASFGLIGIIMGTIFLVLHLCSIRSFGVPYMAPVGPSIKEDKKDTLIRFPLRGLFSRPSVIANKNKIREDVLRQPEKK, from the coding sequence ATGAAAAAGTTAATAAAAACTTTTTTTGAGAAGAAGTTAGATAAATATTTGGATGAAAAAAAAGTTGAAGAGTCCTTGATAATAGAAAAATCGTTAAAAAATAATATGCAACATTTGCAAAAATTTATTGGTTCTAGTGATGACATAACAGTAAGAAAAATAATTATAGCAAATGACATTAATGTCACTCTTATCTACACCGATGGTTTAGTCGATTCACAAAGAGTGAGAGAGATATTTGACACACTTTTAATAAAAACAAAGGAAGCTAATATTGAGGTAAAAAAGCACGAAAAAAACATTACATCCTTTATTCAAGAGCAAGTCCTCACTAATGATGAAATACAAATTGTCCAATCCTTTTCAGACATTCTAAATGCGGTTCTCTCAGGTGATACGGCAATATTAATAGATGGTAATGATCAGGCTCTACTTGTTGAGACAAAAGGGTGGGAAAAGCGAGCTGTTTCAGAACCATTATCACAAACTGTCGTAAGAGGTCCTCAAGAAGCATTTACAGAAACATTACGAACAAATACAGCATTAATTCGCAGAAAAATAAAAGATACTAGCTTAAAAATTGAACAAAAAAAAATTGGCAGATTAACTAAAACGGATGTTGCAATTGCCTATATAGATGGAATAGTAGATGAAAGTGTTGTACAAGAGGTAAAAGACCGTTTAAGTAAAATTGATGTAGATGCAATTTTAGATAGTAACTATATTGAGGAATATATCCAAGATGAAACGTACACTCCCTTCCCTACAATATTTAATTCTGAACGCCCAGATACAATATCCGCAGGATTACTTGAAGGACGTGTAGCTATTATTGTCGACGGCTCACCATTTGTATTACTAGTTCCAACTATCTTCACACAATTTTTTCAAGCTGCTGAGGATTACTATCAAAGGTGGGATATTGCATCTTTGTTAAGGTTGTTACGGTTTTTGGCTTTTTTTATTACATTGTTTGCACCATCTCTTTATATAGCTGTTATCACATTCCATCAAGAAATGTTACCGACGACATTATTAATAAGTCTACAATCCCAACGAGAAGGTATTCCATTTCCTGCCTTTATAGAGGCTATTATTATGGAAATTACCTTTGAAATATTAAGGGAAGCGGGAATTAGGATGCCACGAGCAGTTGGTTCTGCTATTTCAATTGTCGGGGCACTCGTAATTGGAGAAGCTGCTGTACAAGCAGGATTAATATCACCTTCTATGGTTATAGTCGTGTCAATTACGGCTATTTCAAGTTTTATATTCCCGGCTTATAACATCGCAATTTCAGTAAGGATATTACGGTTTCCTATGATGGCACTAGCTGCTTCATTTGGATTAATTGGGATTATTATGGGAACCATCTTTCTCGTTCTTCATTTATGTAGTATTCGTTCATTTGGCGTTCCATATATGGCACCTGTAGGTCCTAGTATAAAAGAGGATAAAAAAGATACATTAATACGTTTTCCATTACGAGGTTTATTTTCACGTCCTAGTGTTATTGCAAATAAAAATAAAATTCGAGAAGATGTTTTAAGACAACCAGAAAAAAAGTAA
- a CDS encoding Ger(x)C family spore germination protein gives MVKKVLVLILILLTLTGCWNRRELDELAITVALGIDKDGEDYLVSVQIINPSEIASTEKTNRTPVTTYAQSAPTIFEALRKLTTVSPRKLYLSHLRAVIISEELAREGIKNILDFFNRDHEMRTSFFLIVAKDQTANDVVNILTPMEQIPANKLFSSIKTSQDAFAATTHVTLDQFIKEYQSSGKQSVITGLKIVGDKQIGKTQANVESVGASAVLKYEGLSIFKEDKLVGWLNEEESKGYNYIIGNVKNTVGHINCPNDSKGRITIELVNIETSIDGKVEKGKPKISIDIWSEGNIGEVACVYDFKESGALQLIETEVEKKVKLLIEAAITKAQKDQTDIFGFGETIRRENPSYWKQIKKEWEEEYFEDLEIDTKISFKIRRTGTIDNSFFFK, from the coding sequence GTGGTAAAGAAGGTACTTGTTTTAATTCTTATTCTTCTAACGTTAACTGGGTGCTGGAATAGAAGAGAATTAGATGAACTAGCTATTACAGTGGCTTTAGGTATAGATAAAGATGGAGAAGATTATTTAGTTTCTGTACAAATTATTAATCCAAGTGAAATTGCTAGTACGGAGAAAACGAATCGAACGCCAGTTACTACCTATGCGCAATCGGCACCTACAATTTTCGAAGCATTAAGAAAATTAACAACTGTTTCTCCTCGGAAGCTTTACTTATCACACTTAAGGGCAGTTATTATTAGTGAAGAATTGGCTAGAGAAGGAATTAAGAATATCTTGGATTTCTTTAATCGAGATCATGAAATGAGAACAAGCTTCTTCTTAATAGTAGCAAAAGATCAAACAGCCAATGATGTTGTGAATATTTTAACACCTATGGAACAAATACCAGCGAATAAGCTATTCAGTTCCATAAAAACATCGCAAGACGCGTTTGCTGCGACAACACATGTCACACTTGATCAATTTATTAAAGAGTACCAAAGTAGTGGTAAGCAATCGGTCATTACAGGTTTAAAAATAGTTGGTGATAAGCAGATAGGAAAAACACAAGCAAATGTTGAAAGCGTAGGTGCTTCAGCGGTATTAAAATATGAAGGCCTTAGTATATTCAAAGAAGATAAATTAGTAGGATGGCTAAATGAAGAGGAAAGTAAAGGATACAACTATATTATTGGGAATGTAAAAAATACAGTAGGACATATCAATTGTCCGAACGATTCTAAAGGTAGAATTACTATAGAATTAGTTAATATAGAAACAAGTATTGATGGGAAAGTAGAGAAGGGAAAACCGAAAATATCAATTGATATTTGGTCAGAAGGAAATATAGGTGAAGTTGCATGTGTTTATGACTTTAAAGAAAGTGGTGCTTTACAATTAATTGAAACTGAAGTTGAAAAAAAAGTTAAGCTGTTAATTGAAGCTGCCATTACAAAAGCTCAAAAAGACCAAACGGACATTTTTGGTTTTGGAGAAACAATTCGTAGAGAAAATCCATCTTATTGGAAGCAAATAAAAAAGGAATGGGAAGAAGAATACTTTGAGGATTTAGAAATTGATACTAAAATTTCCTTTAAGATACGACGGACAGGTACTATAGATAATTCGTTTTTCTTTAAATAA
- a CDS encoding GerAB/ArcD/ProY family transporter: MEKGRISSRQFVILVIMFSLGSSTMIVPQYIILSTQQDGWISAILATVMALFIVLFYGKLINLYPTKSIVEVAIIIFGKWIGKIIGFVYLSYFMILASGLLRQAGDFITTEIMPETPIQALMILILAVSIVAVRLGIEVLARTSEVFLPWIIGLFIVLTLSLLPKVDLLNIQPVLENGIKPVIKGTYTLLGVPFIDFIVLLMITPYVKDHSKIGKSFMIGTIIGGTLITLIISLSLLVLGPELAYRSLYLTYELGKQIEIGNFLERVELIVAIIWLVTIFVKITIAFYISCLSLTQIFNLSNYKTLTLPISMIIIPLALFLVKNLLEFNEFVTTVFTPFVFTVGLLIPILLYIIGSIRKKLGKTS, translated from the coding sequence ATGGAGAAGGGAAGAATTTCAAGCCGCCAATTTGTGATTCTTGTCATTATGTTTTCATTAGGAAGCTCAACAATGATAGTGCCACAATATATTATACTAAGTACCCAACAGGATGGTTGGATTTCAGCAATATTGGCAACTGTCATGGCACTATTTATAGTTTTATTTTATGGGAAATTAATAAACTTGTATCCAACTAAATCAATAGTAGAAGTTGCAATTATCATTTTCGGAAAATGGATAGGAAAGATAATTGGATTTGTTTATCTAAGTTATTTTATGATTCTTGCTTCGGGCTTATTACGTCAAGCCGGGGACTTCATCACGACAGAAATTATGCCAGAGACACCAATTCAAGCTCTTATGATTCTTATTTTAGCTGTATCAATTGTTGCAGTGCGTTTAGGTATAGAAGTACTTGCAAGAACAAGTGAAGTTTTTTTACCGTGGATCATAGGTTTGTTTATTGTTCTAACGCTATCCTTATTACCAAAAGTTGATTTGCTGAATATACAACCAGTGTTAGAAAATGGGATAAAGCCAGTTATAAAAGGGACATATACGCTTCTAGGAGTGCCATTTATAGATTTTATTGTTTTATTAATGATCACCCCCTATGTTAAGGATCATAGTAAAATTGGAAAATCGTTTATGATAGGTACAATAATTGGTGGAACGTTAATTACTCTTATTATTTCTTTATCGCTCCTCGTATTAGGTCCTGAGTTGGCTTATCGTTCACTCTACCTCACTTATGAGTTAGGAAAGCAAATAGAAATAGGGAATTTTCTAGAGCGTGTTGAATTAATAGTTGCAATCATTTGGTTAGTAACTATTTTTGTCAAAATAACAATTGCCTTTTATATTTCTTGTTTATCTTTAACACAAATCTTCAATTTGAGTAACTATAAAACATTAACCTTACCAATTAGCATGATCATCATCCCTTTAGCGTTATTTTTAGTGAAAAACTTGCTGGAGTTTAATGAATTTGTAACTACAGTATTTACACCATTTGTTTTTACAGTAGGATTACTTATACCAATTCTGCTTTACATTATTGGTTCAATTAGGAAGAAGCTAGGGAAGACTAGTTAA
- a CDS encoding VOC family protein: MDNNGLVHHIELYVSNLQESIRFWKWFLEKLGYFEYQKWDQGISWKLGATYLVFVQAEEKYLDVPYHRCRPGLNHLAFHAKSREQVDEFAIELEERGVTILYKDSHPYAGGENYYAVFFEDPERIKIELVAPDVL; the protein is encoded by the coding sequence TTGGATAATAATGGGTTAGTTCATCATATTGAACTATACGTAAGTAATCTTCAAGAAAGTATTCGTTTTTGGAAATGGTTTTTAGAAAAATTAGGTTACTTTGAATACCAAAAATGGGATCAAGGCATAAGCTGGAAGCTAGGTGCTACATATTTAGTTTTTGTGCAAGCAGAAGAAAAGTATTTAGACGTACCATATCATCGTTGTCGCCCAGGGTTAAATCATTTAGCATTTCATGCAAAGTCTCGTGAACAAGTTGACGAATTTGCAATCGAGCTTGAAGAAAGAGGAGTGACTATTTTATATAAAGATAGCCACCCATATGCAGGTGGCGAAAACTATTATGCTGTATTTTTTGAGGACCCTGAACGAATCAAAATTGAGTTAGTTGCGCCAGATGTTTTGTAA
- a CDS encoding GNAT family N-acetyltransferase yields the protein MFYMTVDDEIKLKLLEKRDAEDVYSILDKNRDYLREWLPWVDGMKSKEDYHPVIEMWLKQFAANDGFQVGIYYKEKFVGMVGFHEFNWGHKQTTIGYWLDGASQGKGIMTRCVNALLKYAFEELKLNRVEIRCGEKNFKSRAIPERLEMKHEGTIRDGEFLYDHFINSYVYSMLAKEWFEKNNKC from the coding sequence ATGTTTTATATGACAGTTGATGATGAAATCAAATTAAAGTTGCTAGAAAAAAGAGATGCAGAGGATGTATATTCTATCTTAGATAAAAATAGAGATTATTTAAGAGAGTGGCTACCTTGGGTTGACGGAATGAAATCTAAAGAAGATTATCATCCAGTTATTGAGATGTGGCTGAAACAATTTGCTGCGAATGATGGTTTTCAAGTTGGTATTTATTACAAAGAAAAATTTGTTGGAATGGTCGGTTTCCACGAGTTTAATTGGGGACATAAACAAACTACAATTGGCTATTGGCTTGATGGAGCTTCGCAAGGAAAAGGAATTATGACTCGATGTGTAAATGCATTATTAAAGTATGCGTTTGAAGAACTTAAGCTCAATCGGGTTGAAATCCGTTGTGGCGAGAAAAACTTCAAAAGTAGAGCAATTCCTGAAAGACTAGAGATGAAACATGAAGGAACCATTCGAGATGGCGAATTTTTGTATGACCATTTTATCAATAGTTATGTATATAGTATGTTAGCAAAAGAATGGTTTGAGAAAAATAATAAATGTTAA
- a CDS encoding basic amino acid ABC transporter substrate-binding protein → MKLMKVLFAAMMVGVLAIAAGCGNNDKIVVATDAAFAPFEYLDKGEIVGFDVDILEAVMAEAGLEYELKNTGWDPLFAALDDNQVGFGISGISITPDRMESYDFSNPYFESKLLAVFPESLKISGMQDLAGLKIGVQNGTTGQEAVEKILGKNHSAISKYDSTALAFMSLKAGNVDVVVTDNTVAEEYIKNNPNDKLQTYTDPTLFAPEYYAMAFPKGSELKADIDAALQKVIESGKYAEIFEKWFGYAPNTEVLLQKAE, encoded by the coding sequence ATGAAGTTAATGAAAGTATTATTTGCAGCAATGATGGTCGGTGTACTTGCGATCGCTGCTGGGTGTGGAAATAATGATAAAATTGTAGTAGCGACAGATGCTGCTTTTGCACCTTTTGAGTATTTAGATAAAGGAGAAATCGTCGGTTTTGACGTAGACATCTTAGAAGCTGTAATGGCGGAAGCTGGACTAGAGTACGAATTAAAAAATACAGGATGGGACCCACTTTTCGCTGCATTAGATGACAATCAAGTAGGATTTGGAATTTCAGGAATTTCAATCACTCCAGACCGTATGGAGTCATACGACTTTTCAAACCCTTACTTTGAATCAAAATTATTGGCAGTATTTCCTGAAAGCTTAAAAATTTCTGGTATGCAAGATTTAGCTGGTTTAAAAATTGGCGTGCAAAATGGAACGACTGGTCAAGAAGCAGTTGAGAAAATACTAGGTAAAAACCATTCAGCAATCTCAAAATATGACTCAACAGCACTTGCTTTTATGTCACTTAAGGCAGGGAACGTTGATGTAGTCGTAACTGATAATACTGTGGCAGAAGAGTACATTAAAAATAATCCAAATGATAAATTACAAACGTATACAGACCCAACATTATTTGCACCTGAGTATTACGCGATGGCATTTCCGAAAGGCAGTGAGTTAAAAGCCGATATCGATGCTGCACTTCAAAAAGTAATCGAAAGCGGGAAATATGCTGAAATCTTCGAAAAGTGGTTCGGTTATGCACCGAATACGGAAGTATTACTTCAAAAAGCAGAATAA
- a CDS encoding amino acid ABC transporter permease, which yields MELQFDKILEYLPFFFKGALFTIGLTAGGILLGSILGLFLSFGKMIPNYFLRLPFVWYINLFRGTPLFVQVLIIHFGVVPMFMTPANPIVTGLIALTLNGAAYIAEIFRAGIQSIDKGQMEAARTIGMTKVQAMRYIILPQAFKRMIPPLGNEFIVLLKDSSILAVIAAPELMYWGRAMQGQYYIVWEPYLTVAVIYLILTLSLTYLLNRVERRLAND from the coding sequence ATGGAATTACAGTTTGACAAAATATTGGAATATTTACCTTTCTTTTTTAAGGGAGCATTATTTACAATCGGGCTTACTGCTGGAGGAATTTTATTAGGTAGTATTTTAGGTCTTTTTCTTAGTTTTGGGAAAATGATTCCTAATTACTTTTTAAGATTACCTTTTGTTTGGTATATTAATCTATTTCGAGGAACGCCCCTTTTTGTACAAGTATTAATTATTCATTTTGGAGTCGTGCCGATGTTCATGACACCTGCAAATCCTATTGTGACAGGATTAATTGCTCTAACGTTAAATGGAGCTGCATATATAGCTGAAATATTCCGTGCAGGAATTCAATCAATCGATAAAGGACAGATGGAAGCCGCAAGAACAATAGGGATGACTAAAGTTCAAGCGATGCGTTATATCATATTGCCACAAGCATTTAAACGAATGATCCCACCACTTGGTAATGAGTTTATTGTTTTATTAAAAGACTCTTCAATTTTAGCTGTTATTGCTGCACCAGAACTTATGTATTGGGGACGAGCGATGCAAGGGCAATATTATATAGTCTGGGAGCCTTATTTAACAGTTGCAGTCATCTATTTAATTCTCACATTATCATTAACTTACTTACTGAACCGCGTTGAGAGGAGACTAGCGAATGATTAA
- a CDS encoding amino acid ABC transporter ATP-binding protein — MIKVRNLKKTFGELEVLIDISAEIKPQEVVVVIGPSGSGKSTFLRCLNLLESITDGQVLINDEDITDKNTNINKVRENVGMVFQQFNLFPHKTVLDNVTIGPIKVKKEDKEAAKRKGLALLKKVGLSDKAEVYPDSLSGGQKQRVAIARALAMEPSIMLFDEPTSALDPEMVGEVLEVMKQLAKEGMTMVVVTHEMGFAREVGDRVIFMDGGYIVEENVPTELFSNPKHERTKAFLSKVL, encoded by the coding sequence ATGATTAAAGTACGTAACTTAAAGAAAACATTTGGAGAACTAGAAGTTTTAATAGACATTAGTGCAGAAATAAAGCCACAAGAAGTAGTAGTAGTAATTGGCCCATCAGGGTCGGGAAAGTCAACATTTTTACGTTGTTTAAATCTGTTAGAATCAATTACTGATGGACAAGTCTTGATTAATGACGAGGATATTACTGATAAAAATACAAACATTAATAAAGTTCGAGAAAATGTTGGCATGGTATTCCAACAATTCAACTTGTTTCCGCATAAAACTGTTTTAGACAATGTTACAATTGGGCCGATTAAAGTTAAAAAAGAAGATAAAGAAGCAGCTAAAAGAAAAGGCCTAGCATTACTGAAAAAAGTTGGGCTTTCAGACAAAGCTGAAGTATATCCTGATTCATTATCAGGAGGACAAAAGCAACGTGTTGCTATTGCAAGAGCACTAGCAATGGAGCCTTCAATTATGCTTTTTGATGAGCCAACCTCGGCTCTTGACCCAGAAATGGTTGGAGAAGTGCTAGAAGTTATGAAACAGCTTGCAAAAGAAGGTATGACAATGGTCGTTGTAACTCATGAAATGGGCTTTGCTAGAGAAGTAGGGGACCGTGTCATTTTTATGGACGGTGGTTACATCGTCGAAGAGAATGTTCCGACAGAACTATTTAGCAACCCTAAACATGAACGTACGAAAGCATTTTTAAGCAAAGTTTTATAA